The stretch of DNA CAAAGGGAGTACAAAACTTGGAGTGAAACCTCCTTTGTGGGGGACACGCGCTATTTCTCGATCACAGTTCTTGACTATTCCACACCTTCCGACCACCCCTAGCTAGCTAAGTTGCATACGTGCAGGCTCATTATTACGTCCCAACAACTTtcgcaaaagaaaaataaaatattacgTCCCAACCAAAAGAAACGTGCCCTGCAGGATGCCGGAGAGCGGTAGCTGGGACGATCGGCCGACCGGTACGCACGCCGCAGCAGGGGGTAGCTGCCGCCTGCGGCCCAGCCGTGCCGGAACACTACAAGTCAACCAAAACGATCGCTGCCGACTATCACGTCAGCTGCCACAACTTTGACTTTCTAGCAAAAAAACTATAAATTAATCCCCTCAACTGTTTGCCAGATTTGGATAGCCCCCTCAATtattgttttgtttattttactCCAAACTATGCCATTTAGTTCAAGTTACtcctaatacaatttgtcttttttatttttccatGCATAGATGGagttttaatttaaaatttcacAAGATGATGGTAAACATCATAATACATGTTGGAAAAATACATGTCGGCTCCAGGTTTGCTGGCAAAAAATCAAGAACGAGGCGGGGGCTTGGGTTCTAGCAAAAAATCAAGAATTTAGAGTACTTGTTACTGCGAGATTAACTTCTTTTCTTATCCTTTCGGCTAGCCGGCTGTACTCTCCTTTTTTATCAATGAAATAGACATAATCTCGTGCCCGtttgttcaaaaaaattataatttttatcACTATTGTGATAaattaggatatttaataataaattaatcattagAGTTCAAAATTATGTGAAAAACAATGatgaaaaaatataattttttaatatGTATTGTGATGCCCACTACTACTctacaaaatttaaaattaaaattcaacttatgtatggagaaaaaataataaattatatTAGAGGTAAAATGAATTAAATGGTTTAGTCGAGGTGGCAAACTTTTTATAATTTTGAAGATTATTCGGATTTTAAATATTTAAAaggagtaaattgaacttttccAGAAAACGAGATCATCGGGGTTGGGTAGGTACAGCAAACGGCTCGTTGTTTCCGTGCGGCACATCACGTGCGCCCGGCTGCTTATATTGAACCACCCGCTCCTCGTTCCAAGCTCACACCCGCCACGCCGGTGCCTGCGCGACCCGACGGCCAGACCGGCCAGGGAGATGTCGCTGCCCCTCCCGCTGCTGCTCGGCTCcgtggccgtcgccgtcgccgcctgcctcctcctgctccgaggccgcggcgggaaGCAGcagcgcccgctgccgccggggCCTCGGGGGTGGCCCGTGCTGGGCAACCTGCCGCAGCTCGGCGCCAAGCCGCACCACACCCTGCGCGACCTGGCGCGGGTGCACGGCCCGCTCTTCCGCCTCCGCTTCGGCAGCGCCGAGGTCGTGGTGGCCGCGTCGGCGCCCGTGGCCGCCCGCTTCCTCCGCGCCCACGACGCCAACTTCAGCAACCGGCCGCCCAACTCGGGCGCCGAGCACGTCGCCTACAACTACCAGGACCTCGTCTTCGCGCCCTACGGCTCGCGCTGGCGCGCGCTGCGCAAGCTCTGCGCGCTCCACCTCTTCTCCGCCAGGGCGCTCGACGACCTGCGCGCCGTCAGGGAGGGCGAGGTCGCGCTCATGGTCAGGGAGCTCGCGGCGCgccgcgggggaggaggaggccagcgGGGGGTGGCGCTGGGCCAGGTGGCCAACGTCTGCGCCACCAACACGCTGGCCCGGGCCACGGTGGGGCGCCGGGTCTtcgcggccgacggcggcgagggtgccACGGAGTTCAAGGACATGGTGGTCGAGCTCATGCAGCTCGCCGGCGTCTTCAACGTCGGGGACTTCGTGCCGGCGCTGGCCTGGCTCGACCCGCAGGGCGTCGTCGGCAGGATGAAGCGCCTGCACCGCCGCTACGACGACATGATGAACGGGATCATCAGGGAGAGGCAGGCCGCCGGGGAAGGCAAGGACCTGCTCGGCGTGCTCCTGGCAATGATGCGGGACCACCAGCcgctcgccgacggcgaggacggCACCATCAACGAGACCGACATCAAAGCGCTTCTCCTCGTGAGTGCTGTGCTGGTCGAAGCATTTGGGTTTGTGATTGGGACATCCTAATAAATTACATTAAATTAATTTAGTTCATCGTTTTGGTGGGCATGCGCAGAACCTGTTCACGGCTGGGACGGACACGACGTCGAGCACGGTGGAGTGGGCGCTCGCCGAGCTGATCCGGCACCCGGACGTCCTCGCCAAGGCGCAGCAGGAGCTCGACGCCGTcgtcggccgcggccgcctcgtcTCCGAGTCCGACCTCCCGCGCCTCGCCTACCTGGCGGCGGTCGTCAAGGAGACCTTCAGGCTGCACCCGTCCACGCCGCTGTCGCTGCCGCGCGTCGCCGCCGAGGAGTGCGAGGTGGACGGCTACCGCATCCCGCGGGGCACCACGCTGCTGGTGAACGTCTGGGCGATCGCCCGCGACCCGGACGCGTGGCCGGAGCCGCTGGAGTTCAGGCCCGGCCGCTTCCTCCCCGGCGGCTCGCACGACGGCGTCGACGTCAAGGGGAGCGACTTCGAGCTCATCCCGTTCGGCGCCGGCCGGAGGATCTGCGCGGGCCTCAGCTGGGGCCTGCGCATGGTCACGCTCATGACGGCCGCGCTGGTGCACGCGCTGGACTGGCACCTCGCCGACGGCATGACCGCCGACAAGCTGGACATGGAGGAGGCCTACGGGCTCACCCTGCAGCGCGCCGTGCCGCTGATGGTCCGGCCGAAGCCCAGGCTGCTACCGTCTGCCTATGCACTAGAGTAAAACGGAAATCGGGCTTCTATGCCGTTTTATTTTCATTGCACAGTTACCAAAACTACAAAATTGGTAACCTAGCCAATTGAGTGTTATGGGAACGAAACTCCTCTTTGAACCtatgaaactctttcttctctctcatCGTAATAATTCTATCATATCAGCAAAATTTAATGCCAATTAAACTCTTATGAAACCCCAGTGGGACTGAATGTGGTCATCATGTATAGACGATACTCTTGTGGTTCTGCGAGCTAATATATGTATAGATCCTGTTGTATGGTATCAAATTTTATGTAAGGTTTAATGTGCGTGCGtaacaaaataattaattaggAGGAACAACGAGACTATAGGGGTAGGGTTTAATCTCAAGGATTTGTcggattatttttttaaaatactcGTATGGGTGGATTTTGCGTACGTGTATTCGTGAGTGCGCGCGTGTTGTGaatgtctgagttgtactgtgtaattttAAAAAAGTGAGATCATTTCTTCCGATTAGTAATGTGTGgcataataaataatattaGTTTAGACGTTAGTTTTTCAATACTTAATTAGTTCTCATAGTAGTttctacgaagaagaaaaatttgaaattcactTACGCTGTACCTAGTATATAGTAACAAGAGGTCAGCTTTGCCATTTCCGTATGACCGTATAGCGAAACTGGTAGTCTGGAATGACGCCTGATTAGCTGGCTGCTTGCCGATTCCTGTTGCCACACGTACAGCTCGTCAACAACTGTACAAGTGGAAATCAATTGCTCAACGTGGCAAAATGAGCTGCGCCTTCTGCTCGGGAGGAGGTAGTCCTATTTATTTTTTGGGGCCAGCTGACCCAACGAAATTTCAAAATCCTTTAACTAAATCAACATTCATCATTAATCTATAGGTTTGATCCCATCGTTTAATAGAGCTTCCACGTGCTTACGTGGCAAAAAGATCAACGTCAGTATACTGTATACATGTGCCAAGTATATATGCTCGATCAAGTTTGACTGAACGAAGCTGCTGCTTCCACTGTATTACAATAATACTTGTTCGTGGGGTCAAATTTGTTTTTATGCTTGCTTTTGCTTATGAGCAGCGAATGTGTCTTGAGTGCTGTGAGGATCGCCTGTACTGTGAGGATGTGAGAACGTACTGGGTGGCACTCCCTTCCTCGTGAAAGTGTAGGGTATTATTCTAGTTTTCTAGAGAGATTATGGAGGTTGAGAAAGACGCATGTACTCATCATTAATATGATGTTTTATCCGATTCGTACCAAAACTAAGAAAATTAGCATACTTTTTTTTACTTCTTTAGTCTAACGCAATTGATTTTTTACAAAACTAGCACAGAACTAAAAAGATtagtatgattttttttcaaaagatcTAGAATACTTTATATTTAAGTACAAATTGTAAACTCTCCAATACCTTATGTTGCATGACGGATGGAGTAGGTACTATTTACAATTGGGTAGTCAACCAGcggcaaaaaaataaaaaaaattagagggTGGGTGATTTTGGTCCAATCTTAAGATATGCAGTGACCCACATTGTGGTCCATCATCAGTTTCAGACTCGACCCACCACCCTAGCAAGCCCAGTTGATGCATCATTTCAGGCTTCCCGCAGGCCCGCTGACGCGGATCCTGTTCTCCCTCTCTCGGTCTTTCCTCTTGCTCACTCGCAACGACGACCACCGTGCCTCAAACAAGATTCAAGAAAAGCTAGGCGCTAACCTAGCGCCTAGGAAGATTaaatattgattaatcatgattAAACATTACATATATATCAATAAAATAATAACAAAAAAGAATATTTGGGCTATTTTTTACCGATCTCAGTCCATAATACGATGAAAGCCCAACATGCCCCACGCTGCTAATGGTTTGGAAACCAAATCAAAATCACACAAAACTATTTTATTATTAATATACTTTACAAACCAAACCAACTTCATTCACTTGCTAGTCCACCTAAATCAACCCAAACTACTTGCTCTTTTCCTCCAAAGCAAACCAAACAAATAGTTTTAACCCAAATAAACTAGTTTTAAACTACTACGTCAAATTCTCTCCAACTAGTTTAGTGGCTCCGCTCTTGACGTGGGGTCCATATATAGTTCAAGCtatatttttttgcacagagtaggtgCCAGTCATACTGAATCATCTCAAAAAATTCCAGTCAATTTTGATACAATTTTACAGTGCGAACGTGAggtttatttctagggtccgacTCTTAACATGGGGCCACGtatagttctagccacactactttacacagagtagctgtcagtcatactgagtcatatCCAACAAGTTtcggtcaatttcgataaaattttatagtgtgaacgcgagattttatttctagggtctggctcttgacatggggcccatgtgtaattctagccacactgctttacATAGAGTAGCTTTCAGTTATACCGAGTCATCTTCAACaagtttcagtcaatttcgataaaattttataatgtgaacACGAGATTTTATTTCTAGAGTCCGGCTCTTTGTATGAGGACCATGTAAGGGAGCGAACCATACCAATCCAAACTAATCCAAATCTTTTGCACACTGAAACCAATCCAGACCAAACCATATGTGCGTAGAACCCATCAGCCCCCATCCAATCAAAACCCAGAGGCAAAAACAATCCACTCGACCCGGTTAGGATCCAATCCATTAGCAACTTGAAATATGGCAACTAACCTACATGGGCTGCAATTTGGCCCATCCAGCCCATTCCACCTCATACTGCCCTAGCACCTCCATGACAGAAGACACTCTACACACACGAGTAGCCGCCGCCAGTCGTATCTCCCCCAATCTCATCTCCTTCCTCCGCACGCTGAATCTCTCCACAGCGCATCACCCCTGCTCCATCCCCTCTCCTCCATGGTGCACCACCCCAGTTCTGTCCGCTCCTCTTCCATGGCGTACGAGCCAGCGGCAAAATCAAGCTGAGAAGGGGTGAAATCGAGCAATGTAAGCATAGATGGAATCACACCTCCGACAACCCATTTTGCGACCCTAAGGCCCTCCACAGTGTAATGCTAAAGTGATGCTTGAAACTATCTTTTGGGTTCTAGACATCACTCCTACCGATACTTGCACACTGCAACACCCGATGTTTGTTAAGAATTTTCTAGCATCGGCGCAACAATGTGCACCGATGCTTGCTAGTTAAAATATAATGTGTTcggagagaaagagaagagatgAGTATGGAATATTTAATTGTATTTTGAGTTTCAAGTATAGGAAGAGAGTGATGCTACACACTCCAACGCTACAAGCGAAACAAGCATCACTCGTGACATGAtgtttcaagcatcactagtttttttttgagattattcAAGCATCACTAGTGAAGCTATCCATTGTAGAAGGCCTAATCTCATCTCTACTCTTGCTTTCTTCACCATCCATGGGTTCCTCTGTTCATCCAGCGTTTTTTTAGAGCCTGTTCTCCCAGCGTTTAATTGGGCGTTAATAACGTTTTTTCGAACCTTGCCCTTAAACCCAAACCCTCACACGCCGCTCGGAACTTCCAGAACTTTCCGCCTCGCCatggcggccaccgccgccgccacggcccccGAGGGATCCGCGCGCAGGAGGGCGGCGTACGCGAGGCCGGAGCTCGAGGCGCTCAGGGGCGCCCCGTCGGAGGAGGCGCAGGCGCGGCTGTGGACCGAGGTCCGCGccgccctcgtcgccgccggctgctCCGGCGAGTACGACGGGCTCCTCGCGGCTGAAGACGAGGAGCCTAGGAGCAGGAGGGGGAGCAAGGGGAGGAAGGCAGCGGGCGGGGGAGGCGCTGGGGCCGGGAGGAAGTGGGgcgaagaggcggcggcggcgcccccgttTTCTGGTAGGGTTCTTCTAAGGGAATCATCTCCGCAAAGTTAAATCATTATATGGCGTAAAGAGGTCCAATTTTTGTTTGATCTTGCGAGTTGTTGATTGCTTGTGTGATCCTTCGTGTAGGTGTGCCCGATATTGGTGCGTGGAGAAACGGGGATTTGGGGGTTTCTCACGAACACTGCTTGGAGGCTGGTGCTCGTGGCCCTGTTGTGGCTTATGGAGTGGTTGAAGAGCAGGGTGAAGATGTGGAGTATGAAGATGACAGCGATGATGACTATGAGGGCATTTTGAAGCCTGCATTTGCGGTGGACGGGGACCCCGATTTCGAGTCTGGAGAGCCTTTTGACGGTTTTGAGTATCTTCGGCGTGTCAGGTATCCCTTACATGTGGTATTCACAGTATTTACTCAGTATTATGAACTATGAAGCTGTAAAAGTTCTTTAATACTGTGTACCCATCTGTGCATCTTTTGCATTCTGTGGTCAACCTCACTAATGATTATTGGTAGAATGCTACAAGCCTCTCATTGCCTGATCCTAGCACCCTACCCTGGTTACTTGATGAGtctatatatttttttggctGCTGAAGGAACATTTTCTATGGTTGAGGGTCAAATAAGGGAATGTCTGTCAACCTCTCCTTAATTGATTTATCCTCCTTGGTTTCAACATTTTTAACTTATGAGAATTGCAGCATAGTTATATTTTTGTTATTAGCAAATCTCCATACTTTTTGACCAGGAAACAGTTTGTTTCGTATAAATAGGATCTCCCCAATCTACCAATTAGTACTGGCAGTTCATTTGTGTGAAGCTAGACTGGAAGCCAACAGTGTGTAGCCAAATAGAAAGAAGTACAGCATATTTCTTCCATGTTTATGTTTTTAGCCAGATagccaaacaaattttgtacAAATGTTCCAGTTACCTAAGTAAACAGTTAGCTTTCATAATACACATTAAAAACGTTTGGAATTTGCGAGTTCAAAATGAAATTATTTTGGACATCATGTTTACATATTTAGTTTTTCCAGTTACTGGCTTGTCCCTTCTCTTTTCTGCTCTACTGGTGAATGCTATATTTGGCTATCAATCTGTCATCCCTACAGCAGTTGTCTGAGCTACAAAATGTGGGGGATTTAGTGTATGGTATTCTATCCAAGTCATGAAACCATGATGTCTCCACTGTAATCTGCTAATTGGAACAGTCTAGCCCATCGAAACAAGAGGGTgtaaatatttcaacattttcGTTAGATGGCACAGATCAAAACCTGGGTCAAATACTGATGTTATGTCTACAAGTTAGTGATAGTTTATGTTATTTATTAAGTTACAACTAGAACTGGAGATACTGACATATAAAATGATTCGTTTTTAGTGATGCCTTTATTTATGGGATGTGGATTATCCTGATCTCTTTTCTGGCATTATTTTCCTTGCTTCTTTTGCTTGCATTTTGGTTCTTGTGGTCTAAACATTTGTAAGTTGCAGTAATTGCAGTATGGTAAGACTTTGCGAGTAACTAGGTGATTGAGAACATTAAGTAGCCTGTTTACACAGCTCCCAAGAAATTGGAGTTTTCTTTCATGCTGTCATGGATTCCATCAAAAccaaatgaaaatatatgtacTGCAGTACTTGTTTCTTTCATATTGCTCTGGAACCTTGTACTGCAGTACTGTGGCATGCACAGGATTTGCTTTATTTGTCAATTTAGCTCATATATCACATATTCTGAAGCTGGAAAACACATtgtagtatatatatatttccatATTAATTAAGTTCTGAAGCTCATATATCATATGCCTTCtgaagatttgtttttgtttgatCATGTATGTGCATGATTCAGAGCAAAATTAGAGTAAAACCCTCCACTCTGGCCTGCTGATTCTGTCCAATGTACAGGCTTATCTATGCATATcagaataacaaaaaaaaatgaaagctcCATGTCAGATGTCACTCAATTGATATTTGAAAGTTATGTGAATCACTAGCAGAAATGCAATGTGTTATAAAGTTATGTTACTGTTTGTCGAACAGTTTGGCATTGGTCTGAAAAATGAAAACTTCAATCATCATTTTACAGGTGGGAGGCTAGGCAAATCCCTAGAGTGAAGGTAGCCAAGGTGGATTTGAGTGCAGCTAGAAAGGAGCAAACGCCTTATATGCCAGAAATTCCTGACATACCCAAGTACTCACCTGATTTGCGCGCATCAAAGCAATGGGAGGATGCATTTCTTACCCATTTTTCTGAGACCAGGCTGGTAAtctatcttcttttttttttgttcaaacATTTAACTTTCCTTATGAAAAGTGCGAGCATCCTAAAACACGTTAACCATATGTTTGTGAAATGGTGTTTACTGAGTCATTAATGTTTTTTGCTATTTTCTGAGCCTTCAAATATATGAGTTACAAGATTAGTGCAATTACAAACATATCTGTGTTTCCCTTGTGTTTTTTCAGATTGCAAGAGCAAACATTTGCTTATATGTAACTTGGCATGATTTGTCTATTTTGTCACATGCAttccctttattttttttcatggtAGAATGAATGAGGATCCTTCATTCTTTGAGTGGAAAGTGTTGGAACAAGATTAATCTGAATGCATTGTTATGCTAGCAGCAGGCATTACTCTGTTTTGATGTGTTCCTTTCAGGCATTTTGTAACTAAGCAGTGTGCATTTGAATAAGTTATAACTTTTATCTGCAGAATGTAGTATAAATCTCATCAACCCAACAACTTTAGCACCACTTGTATGTTGGAATGCATGGAAGTATCTACTCAACCGCCACTGGAAATTAGATGCATGCAAAAGAGATTAACAACCACATTGGCACGTCGCACTGTTGCGTGAAATCATTGTTGCCCTTTATAACATTTTATTTCTAGGCATCTGCAGTGCTGTACAACTCCCCTAAAGGTCTTGGATATCAGCTTTGATGATCTAAACTTGATATTTGTATGATTAGGATTGTTTACCTTTGCATATTCTGCATAATTCTCTTTATAACATCAGCTATTTTCACCAGGTGTTCTCCGAGCATGTCAGCTCTGACGAACCATCTGTATCTGGTGGAATGAAAAACTACACAAAACCTGTAAGCAGCACGGAACCACAGATTGACCCAACACTGACAATGCTTTGCAACATGGATGCAGTTGCGATAGCTGCGACGCTAAGGAACTACATAGATATGATCCAGAGTTTGGACTCACTCTCAAGGAATAACTGCCTATGGCTCTTTGCACTCTGTGTAGCCGTAGATGCTCCCTTGGATGCAGAGACATGTGCCTCCCTAAGGTCCTTGCTGCGCAAGTGCGCAACCATCCTTGCCACAAAGTCAGAGATGGACGACGAGGTTGTAATGCTGAATATACTGATGGCAATATCTGGAAGGTATTTTGGACAGTATGAACATAGATGTGAGTAGGGGATTGTGATATCACCGTGGTAAAGCTGCATTTGTCGCTATGAGTTCTATTTGGCACAACAGGTTTGATGCTTTGAACAATTAATTAGAGCAAGAATATCTACGAAAGCTTTCCCTGGCCCTATTGTAATGGCTGATGTAGGAAAATGCATTTGAGATGGGCGCTGCGACTCCTGAAAGTTGGCATCTGCAGTGCTCGCCTGAGCTTATGGCTTGCAAAATATTTTACATATGgttcattttatttttattttatttttgagtTCGTGTTAGGGTTAGGTTTCCCCCTTTCGGGTGGACAGGATTTACCGTGTACCCGGTAATAAGCTGGACCATAGGTTCGGCTGGCAAGCACGGTAAAGGAACGCACAAGATGGATTTTGGCCAAATGCCTGCACACAAGCACTGTTGTACGCATCTTCTCCCACGTTCCGTCCGGTCGCACAAGGTTGCGCACCACCCCTGTTCGGTCCAGCAGGTTCCTGTATACTGGTTGTCCAGCGCGTTCGGGGTGACGGCGTCCTCCGCCACCACGGGGTCGTTGCCGATGCCGAGGGACGGGCTCGCCGGGCACTGCCGCATCAGCTGCGCCACGGAGGCGATGCGCTCGCGACCAAGGAGGAGCAGTGGGAGCGGCCGACGGAGTGCGCGCCGACCAGATCCTCGACGCCGAGGCCATGGGCGGCGAACCGGGCGGAAAGGGTGCCGAGAGCACCTGCCACTAGATGCTAAAAAGAAATTCAAGTGTCAACTCTCAACTTTtatgtggcttcgttcaaattcAGCAGGAAACTCTCGGCTGTTCTTTCAAGCTGGGAGGTGGATGAGTTTGGTACGAAGATTCGTGCGTTCTTTAGTTGCTCACTTAAAACGGTTCGTTCACCGGCAgaaatttggtttgacattttttttCATTCCGGACATATAACCACCGCACTCCAACATTCACGGCCACAGCGGACTAAACTATGAATTAGCGTTTGTACCCCGCACGGCCGAGTCTGCTGCCACGTAGACCTTCACTGCATCCCTCCAGCTACCAAGTTCAGTTTAAAACGGGCCACGGCTGAATAGCCTGATATAGGTACTAAAGTAGCCTCACCCCAAAGAAAACCAAAGTGCAAGTTGCCAAAACTTGTGAACTGTTATCGGCAAAATCAAGCTGCGCAAGAAATGGAGGGAAGATCATACAAGCCATGACCACAAAGTCTCTCCAACTTCGGTTTCTCTGCTATTATATTTGCACCGCCTGCAGCAAGAACAGCATGCGTCGGAGTTCAGGCAGGCAGAGAGCTTAGCACCGGCATGGCGAGCAAGCGAGCGATGTCGCGGTCTCTCCTGGCCGCGATCGCGACGGCGGTGCTTATCCGCCGCGTCTGCTGCGCCGCCgatgctccggcggcggcgccggcgaaccAGACGCGGCCCCCGGCGCTGTTCGTGTTCGGGGACTCCATCGTGGACCCGGGCAACAACAACGCCCTCACCACGCTGATCCGCTGCAACTTCCCGCCCTACGGCCAGGACTTCCCCGGCCACAACGCCACCGGCAGGTTCAGCAACGGCAGGGTCCCCAGCGACATCCTCGGTACGCACGCGAGCCGCACACGCACACGACATCCCGATCAGGGCGTGCCATTGATCGAAACCTTGTCGTCGTTCCGATGCAGCCAGCCGGCTGGGCATCAAGGAGTACTTGCCGGCGTACCTCGGCACGGAACTCAGCGACTTCGACCTCCTCACCGGCGTCAGCTTCGcctccggcggctgcggcttcgACCCCCTCACCGCCGAGCTCGTGGTAATTAACCCAATCAATCCTCCGTTCCAAGAATGTAACTCCGGGCCTGCATGCAACTCCCGCCGCGTCCCGCATTTCTGATCGATTTCCCTGCCGTGTGGCCCGCCAGTCGGTGCTCACCATGGACAACCAGCTGGACCTGTTCAAGGAGTACAAGGGGAAGCTGGAGCGcgtcgccggcgcgcggcgcgcggccgagATCGTGGCGACGAGCGTCTACATGGTGGTCACCGGCACCGACGACCTCGCCAACACCTACTTCACGACGCCGTTCCGGCGGGACTA from Panicum virgatum strain AP13 chromosome 9K, P.virgatum_v5, whole genome shotgun sequence encodes:
- the LOC120650957 gene encoding flavonoid 3'-monooxygenase CYP75B3-like; the encoded protein is MSLPLPLLLGSVAVAVAACLLLLRGRGGKQQRPLPPGPRGWPVLGNLPQLGAKPHHTLRDLARVHGPLFRLRFGSAEVVVAASAPVAARFLRAHDANFSNRPPNSGAEHVAYNYQDLVFAPYGSRWRALRKLCALHLFSARALDDLRAVREGEVALMVRELAARRGGGGGQRGVALGQVANVCATNTLARATVGRRVFAADGGEGATEFKDMVVELMQLAGVFNVGDFVPALAWLDPQGVVGRMKRLHRRYDDMMNGIIRERQAAGEGKDLLGVLLAMMRDHQPLADGEDGTINETDIKALLLNLFTAGTDTTSSTVEWALAELIRHPDVLAKAQQELDAVVGRGRLVSESDLPRLAYLAAVVKETFRLHPSTPLSLPRVAAEECEVDGYRIPRGTTLLVNVWAIARDPDAWPEPLEFRPGRFLPGGSHDGVDVKGSDFELIPFGAGRRICAGLSWGLRMVTLMTAALVHALDWHLADGMTADKLDMEEAYGLTLQRAVPLMVRPKPRLLPSAYALE
- the LOC120650959 gene encoding gem-associated protein 2-like, encoding MAATAAATAPEGSARRRAAYARPELEALRGAPSEEAQARLWTEVRAALVAAGCSGEYDGLLAAEDEEPRSRRGSKGRKAAGGGGAGAGRKWGEEAAAAPPFSGVPDIGAWRNGDLGVSHEHCLEAGARGPVVAYGVVEEQGEDVEYEDDSDDDYEGILKPAFAVDGDPDFESGEPFDGFEYLRRVRWEARQIPRVKVAKVDLSAARKEQTPYMPEIPDIPKYSPDLRASKQWEDAFLTHFSETRLVFSEHVSSDEPSVSGGMKNYTKPVSSTEPQIDPTLTMLCNMDAVAIAATLRNYIDMIQSLDSLSRNNCLWLFALCVAVDAPLDAETCASLRSLLRKCATILATKSEMDDEVVMLNILMAISGRYFGQYEHRCE
- the LOC120650960 gene encoding GDSL esterase/lipase EXL3-like, which codes for MASKRAMSRSLLAAIATAVLIRRVCCAADAPAAAPANQTRPPALFVFGDSIVDPGNNNALTTLIRCNFPPYGQDFPGHNATGRFSNGRVPSDILASRLGIKEYLPAYLGTELSDFDLLTGVSFASGGCGFDPLTAELVSVLTMDNQLDLFKEYKGKLERVAGARRAAEIVATSVYMVVTGTDDLANTYFTTPFRRDYDLEPYIEFVVGCASDFIKKLYGHGARRINIAGAPPIGCVPSQRTNAGGLDRDCVPLYNQASVVLNAALEKEIKRLNGSAELPGSVLKYIDLYTPLLDMIQRPAAYGFEVTNRGCCGTGVFEVTLMCNRYTAHACRDPSKFLFWDTYHLTERGYELLMQQVINRYGL